Proteins from one Ranitomeya variabilis isolate aRanVar5 chromosome 1, aRanVar5.hap1, whole genome shotgun sequence genomic window:
- the LOC143808410 gene encoding olfactory receptor-like protein OLF1, producing MNQTRPNWFILLSVSTVPHLQVLCFLVFLVMYMIILSGNFLLIIVVRSNPNLHSPMYFFLSNLSFIDICFSSTIVPVLLKNTLSKDQSISLLGCGFQMSFSLVLGATECILLSVMAYDRFAAICRPLHYTTIMNKKVCVCLALISWSMGVINALIHVTLVFQLPLCSNYVNHFFCEVPLFLRLSCKDPWLNEVAMYIAAGIIAMCAFFLTLVSYVNIIATILKIRSSNGRQKAFSTCASHLTVVTLYYGTIMIVYFQPRSSFSPETNNSVSVLYTVVTPMLNPIIYSIRNKDVKNSILKQVNKNRKY from the coding sequence ATGAATCAAACAAGACCAAACTGGTTTATTCTACTTAGTGTATCCACTGTACCTCACCTTCAGGTGCTCTGCTTCCTTGTATTCTTGGTGATGTACATGATTATACTTTCTGGCAACTTTTTACTAATCATTGTGGTGAGGAGTAACCCAAACTTACACAGCCCTATGTATTTCTTCTTGAGTAATCTCTCTTTCATTGACATTTGCTTCTCCTCCACCATAGTTCCTGTACTCctcaaaaatactttatctaaagacCAAAGTATTTCCCTTTTGGGTTGTGGTTTTCAGATGTCCTTCTCGTTGGTTCTTGGGGCAACAGAGTGTATTTTACTTTCAGTTATGGCTTATGATAGGTTTGCCGCTATTTGTAGACCATTACACTACACCACTATTATGAACAAGAAGGTGTGTGTTTGTTTAGCTCTGATATCATGGAGTATGGGTGTAATAAATGCCCTCATACATGTAACACTTGTTTTTCAATTACCATTATGCAGTAATTATGTGAATCATTTCTTTTGTGAGGTGCCTCTTTTCCTAAGACTGTCCTGCAAAGATCCTTGGCTCAATGAGGTTGCAATGTATATAGCAGCTGGGATCATTGCTATGTGTGCTTTCTTCTTGACCTTAGTTTCATATGTCAATATCATTGCCACCATTTTGAAGATTCGCTCCTCAAACGGAAGACAGAAAGCTTTCTCTACGTGTGCCTCGCACCTCACTGTAGTAACCCTTTATTATGGAACCATTATGATTGTGTATTTTCAGCCTCGATCTTCATTCTCTCCAGAGACAAACAACTCTGTATCTGTTCTCTACACGGTGGTTACTCCAATGTTGAATCCCATCATCTACAGCATCAGAAATAAGGATGTTAAGAACTCAATATTAAAGCAAGTGAACAAGAATAGGAAATATTAA